The Plectropomus leopardus isolate mb chromosome 7, YSFRI_Pleo_2.0, whole genome shotgun sequence genome window below encodes:
- the twist1b gene encoding twist-related protein 1b, producing MSEENLGEESGSSPVSPVDSLSNSEGELDRQPKRCGRKRRPSRKNGEDSDSPTPGKRGKKSSSSSPQSFEELQSQRVMANVRERQRTQSLNEAFAALRKIIPTLPSDKLSKIQTLKLAARYIDFLYQVLQSDELDSKMSSCSYVAHERLSYAFSVWRMEGAWSMSTSH from the coding sequence ATGTCTGAGGAAAATCTGGGGGAAGAATCCGGCAGCTCCCCTGTTTCTCCTGTGGACAGCCTGAGCAACAGCGAGGGGGAGCTGGACAGACAACCGAAGAGGTGTGGGAGGAAGAGAAGACCTAGCAGGAAAAACGGGGAGGACTCAGATAGCCCGACCCCTGGGAAAAGAGGGAAGaagtccagcagcagcagcccccaGTCTTTCGAGGAGCTCCAGTCGCAGCGGGTCATGGCCAACGTCCGGGAGCGCCAGAGGACCCAATCTCTCAACGAGGCGTTCGCGGCTTTGCGTAAAATTATCCCCACTTTGCCCTCGGACAAACTTAGCAAAATACAGACCCTAAAACTTGCGGCCAGATACATCGACTTCTTGTATCAGGTGCTGCAGAGCGACGAGCTGGACTCCAAAATGTCAAGTTGTAGTTATGTGGCTCACGAGAGGCTGAGCTACGCCTTCTCTGTATGGAGGATGGAGGGCGCTTGGTCCATGTCAACATCTCACTAG